GTGGGCTTCGTCGGCGGCTACAACCTCGGCTCGGCGTACGCCACCGAGTGGCGCGACACCCACTGCCGGATCACCGGCCCCGGCGTCTCCGACCTGACCCGGGCGTTCGCCGACTTCTGGAACCTGCACCGCGAGAAGCGCTTCCGGCGCAGCGAGTCGCCCATGCTGGTCTCCGCGCCCTCGGCCTGGGAGCCCCGGATCCGGGTGCACCGCAACCTGCCGCGGCTGTGGATGTTCCCGATCCGCTCGATGTACCTCGAGGCCATCAACCGCGCCCAGACCAACGTCTGGATGACCCACGCCTACTTCATCCCCGACGAGAGCTTCGTCGAGGCGCTGCTGATGGCGTCCCGCCGCGGCGTCGACGTGCGGCTGCTGCTGCCGGCCAAGTCCAACCACATCGTGGCCGACTGGATCTCGCGCGGCTACTTCCGCCGGATGCTCGACGCCGGGGTCGGCATCCACCGCTTCCGCGACGCGATGGTCCACGCCAAGACCGCCACCATCGACGGCAGCTGGACCACGATCGGCACCGCCAACGTCGACCGGCTGTCCATGAGCGGCAACTACGAGATCAACGTCGAGATCATCGACGAGTCGCTCGCGGCCGAGATGGAGCGCATCTTCGAGACCGACCTGACCAACAGCCTCCCGCTGACCCTCCACGAGTGGGAGGCGCGTGACGTCTACTCCCGCTTCACCGAGTTCGTCCTCAAGCCCCTGCGCCCCCTGCTCTGACCTCGGACCGGACTCGGCACCCTCCTGTCCGTGGATCTCACGCACCGGGTGAGGAGGATCCACGGACCAGGCCGTCGGCCACGTCCTGGACCGGACAGCCCGGCCGGCACCCGCGCGCTCACGCGCCCGCTCCGCGCTGGTGCAGCACCCGCACGAGCGCGGCCGCCGTCGCGCACGGCCGCGAGAAGACCTGGCCGTAGCCGAGCCGCACGGTGACACCGCCCGCCGCGGCGGCGTCCAGGTCGCGGTCCATGTCGGCGTCGCGCGACCGGAACCGCTCGTGGAGCCGCCCGTCGAGCTCGACGAGGCAGCCCTGGCCGTAGACGGCGTCGCGGTAGACGCGACCGGCGCGGCCCTGGTCGGCCTGCTGCCGCTCGGCCCGCGGCAGGCCGTGCGGGCGCTCGACGTGGACCAGGAAGCCGTGCTCGAGGACCGAGCAGGTGCCCCGGGCGACGTCGTCGAGCACCGACACCAGCCGATCCCGCCGCGCCAGGCGCGGGCGAGCGGCCACGGCCGCGGCCAGGCGCGCCGCGGTGGTGCCGCGGGCGTTGACCGCCGCAGCCAGCACGGCGACCGCGGCGCCCTCGTCGTGCGCGGCCGCAGCGAGGTCGACCACCGCCTCCTCCAGGCGCTGGCGCGGCGGCCCGAGGTGCCAGTGGACCGTCTCCTCCATCCGTGAGCGGTGCCGCACCCGCACGCCGGGCAGCGGCGCGGGGCGGGCCCGGTCGCCGGCCACGACCAGGTGCACCGTCTCCCGCGGGCCGGGCAGCCTGCCCTCGGCGAGCGCGATCGCGGACTCCCCCGCGACGGCCGCGGGCCAGGTCGCCAGCACCGCGCCCCACGCCCGCTGCCTCCAGGTCGGCTCGCCCGTGTGGTCCACCAGCACTCCCCGGAGCAGCGGCACGAGCAAGCGCCGCCGCGCCAGCCGGTCGAGGTCGTGCTGGCGCAGCCCTGCGGCGAGCGCCTGCTTGCGGCTCACCACGCCGTCCTGGCGCCCGAGGTAGTCGGCCAGCAGGAGCAGCAGCGCGGATGCCTCGGACACGCGACCAGGCTCGCCCGCCGCGGCACGGGCTGCCAGCCCGCGTCCCCGGGCTGTGGACGACGACGACCGGACGAGCCGACGTGACATCCGTCGGGTCACGACGGATACTGGACGCGACCCAGCCTCGCACTTCTGATCTCGTTGCAGGAGACCCCGATGACGACCGAATCCGCAGCCCCCGCCCGTGTCGCCGGTGGACCTGACCTGCCGCAGGAGCGGCGCCTGGTCACCGAGATCCCCGGCCCGCGCTCGCGGGCGATGCACGAGCGGCGGCTCGCGGCCGTCGCGGCCGGCGTCGGCAGCACGCTCCCGGTGTACGTCGAGGCGGCCGGCGGCGGGGTGGTCGTCGACGTCGACGGCAACTCGTTCATCGACCTGGCCAGCGGCATCGCGGTCACCAGCGTCGGCAACAGCGCCCCCGAGGTCGTCTCCCGCGTCACCGAGCAGGTCGCGGCGTTCACCCACACCTGCTTCATGGTCGCGCCCTACGAGGGCTACGTGGAGGTCTGCGAGAAGCTCGCGCAGCTGACCCCCGGCGACCACGCCAAGAAGACCGCGCTGTTCAACTCAGGTGCCGAGGCGGTCGAGAACGCCGTCAAGGTGGCCCGGTCGTACACCGGCCGCGACGCGGTGGTCGTCTTCGACCACGCCTACCACGGCCGCACCAACCTCACGATGGCCATGACGGCCAAGAACATGCCCTACAAGGACGGCTTCGGCCCCTTCGCCGGCGAGGTCTACCGGGCGCCGATCTCCTACCCCTTCCGCGAGCCGGTCGAGATCACCGGCGAGCAGGCCGCGGCGCGTGCGATCGACGTCGTCGAGAAGCAGGTCGGTGCGGCCAACCTGGCCTGCGTGGTGATCGAGCCCGTCCTGGGCGAGGGCGGCTTCGTGGTCCCGGCCCCCGGCTTCCTGTCCACCGTCGCCGCGTGGTGCCGCGCCAACGGCGTGGTCTTCGTGGCCGACGAGATCCAGTCGGGCATGTGCCGCACCGGCGCGTGGTTCGCCAGCGAGCACGACGACGTCGTGCCCGACCTGGTGACCGTGGCCAAGGGCGTGGCCGGCGGGCTGCCGCTCGCGGCGGTCGTGGGCCGCGCCGAGATCATGGACTCCGTCCACGGCGGTGGCCTCGGCGGGACGTACGGCGGCAACCCGGTCGCCTGCGCCGCCGCCCTCGGCGCCATCGCCACGATGGAGCAGCTCGACCTCAACGCCGCCGCGCGGCGCATCGAAGCGACCATGCGCGACCGGCTCGGCACCCTGGCCGAGAAGTTCCCCGCCATCGGCGAGGTCCGGGGACGCGGCGCCATGCTCGCCATCGAGCTCGTCGAGCCCGGCACCACCACGCCCGACGCCGCCCTGGCGGGCCGGCTCAGCGCCGGCTGCCACCAGCGCGGCGTGCTCACCCTGACCTGCGGCACCTACGGCAACGTGCTGCGGTTCCTGCCCTCCCTGGTCATGCCCGAGCACCTGCTCCACGAGGCGCTCGACGTGATCGAGGAGGTCGCGCTCACCCTGGTGTGAGCCTCAGCGCGGCCGCACCGGCTCGGCGATCGCCTGGATCCGGGCGGTCGCGAGCTCGATCATCAGCCGCGCGGCCGGCGAGAGGGTCGCGCCGGCGCGGTGGACGATCGCGAGGGTGTCGTACTGCTTGGGGCGCAGCGAGACCCAGCCCGCACCCGGCGCCAGCCGTGGGACGAGCTGCTCGGCGGCACCCCGGTTGATGACGGTGTCGGCCAGGCCCATCCCGGCCAGCTCGACGGCGGTCTCGACGTCCTCGACCTCGATCCGGGTCTGCGGGTTGCGGCCGGTCTCGTGGAGCCACTGCCGCAGCGCCATCCGCACCGAGTCCTCAGCCCGGAAGGTGGTCTCCGGCATCACCAGCGAGGCGGTGGCCAGCCGCTGCGGGGTCACCGGGGACTCCAGGCGCTGCGGGTCGGCGCTGACGTAGACGAGCTCGTCGCGCGCCACCGGGGTGATGTCGAGGCCCTCGCTCTGCAGCTGCGGCACCGCGATCATGGCGGCCTCGAGGCGGCCCTTGCGCAGGTCCTCGCTGACCTCGTTGGAGTTCTGCCCGATCAGCTCCACCCGCACGCCGGGGTGTCGGGCGAGGACGTCGGCGACCAGCCCGGCGCCGGCGTACAGCCGGGCGGTGCCGAACATCCCGAAGCGGATCGTCCCGGTCTCCAGGCGCACGCCGCTCGCGACCGCCGCCCGCGCCTCCTGCGCCGCGGCCAGCACCCGCTCGGCGTGCGGGCGCAGGTCGTCGGCGACGGTGGTCGCCACCACCCCGCGGCCTGCGCGCCGGAACAGCTCGGCGCCGAGGGTCTTCTCCAGGTTGCGGACCTGCTCGGAGACCGACGGCTGGGCGTACCCGAGCCGCGCGGCCGCCGCGGTCAGCGAGCCCTCCTCGTAGACGCTGAGGAAGCACGTCAGCTGGTGCAGGGTCATCATAGGAAGATCCTATGGCAGCACAAGGAAAGCGAGGCTACCTCTATCAGTTGAAAGCCGTCAGACTTGTCCTCGACAGCATCGACCGCACCGCCGAGTCCCTGAAGGGGAGGCCCCCATGTTCGACCACTACTGCACCGCCTGCGAGCAGCGTCAGCTGATCGCCCCCAGCCAGGTGACCTCCATCGACAACACCGACTCGGGCATCTTCGTCAGCTTCACCTGCTGGTGCGGCGCCGAGGGCCACGCCCTCACCGGTCGCAAGGCGCACGCGCTCGTCGCCTGACCCACCCCGCGCCGGGGCTGCGGGCCGGCTCAGCCCGCCTGCAGCACCCGGCTCAGGAACTGCCGCGTGCGCTCGTGCTGCGGGTCGGTGAGCACCTCGGCGCCGCCCTGCTCGGCGATGACGCCACCGTCGAGGAACAGCACCTGGTCGGCCACG
This genomic interval from Nocardioides scoriae contains the following:
- a CDS encoding phospholipase D-like domain-containing protein translates to MSHPVAMLARRFVMVTFGIPVLIALGMSLVDSYRRRGKKPKPFPTRTAAETPVGSGTVTTYTYGQDLYDDMLRAIEGAQRLVLLETYIWKGDALGQRFKKAIIDAADRGVEVRVIYDQLANLVVRPPFKHFPPQVKVLVYPVYSAGWRFFDLSRYGRDHRKILVVDDEVGFVGGYNLGSAYATEWRDTHCRITGPGVSDLTRAFADFWNLHREKRFRRSESPMLVSAPSAWEPRIRVHRNLPRLWMFPIRSMYLEAINRAQTNVWMTHAYFIPDESFVEALLMASRRGVDVRLLLPAKSNHIVADWISRGYFRRMLDAGVGIHRFRDAMVHAKTATIDGSWTTIGTANVDRLSMSGNYEINVEIIDESLAAEMERIFETDLTNSLPLTLHEWEARDVYSRFTEFVLKPLRPLL
- the gabT gene encoding 4-aminobutyrate--2-oxoglutarate transaminase — protein: MTTESAAPARVAGGPDLPQERRLVTEIPGPRSRAMHERRLAAVAAGVGSTLPVYVEAAGGGVVVDVDGNSFIDLASGIAVTSVGNSAPEVVSRVTEQVAAFTHTCFMVAPYEGYVEVCEKLAQLTPGDHAKKTALFNSGAEAVENAVKVARSYTGRDAVVVFDHAYHGRTNLTMAMTAKNMPYKDGFGPFAGEVYRAPISYPFREPVEITGEQAAARAIDVVEKQVGAANLACVVIEPVLGEGGFVVPAPGFLSTVAAWCRANGVVFVADEIQSGMCRTGAWFASEHDDVVPDLVTVAKGVAGGLPLAAVVGRAEIMDSVHGGGLGGTYGGNPVACAAALGAIATMEQLDLNAAARRIEATMRDRLGTLAEKFPAIGEVRGRGAMLAIELVEPGTTTPDAALAGRLSAGCHQRGVLTLTCGTYGNVLRFLPSLVMPEHLLHEALDVIEEVALTLV
- a CDS encoding LysR family transcriptional regulator gives rise to the protein MMTLHQLTCFLSVYEEGSLTAAAARLGYAQPSVSEQVRNLEKTLGAELFRRAGRGVVATTVADDLRPHAERVLAAAQEARAAVASGVRLETGTIRFGMFGTARLYAGAGLVADVLARHPGVRVELIGQNSNEVSEDLRKGRLEAAMIAVPQLQSEGLDITPVARDELVYVSADPQRLESPVTPQRLATASLVMPETTFRAEDSVRMALRQWLHETGRNPQTRIEVEDVETAVELAGMGLADTVINRGAAEQLVPRLAPGAGWVSLRPKQYDTLAIVHRAGATLSPAARLMIELATARIQAIAEPVRPR